agagtgacaggagtgatttgtgatagtagggtatctgcaagaatgaaaggaaagtttataggactgtggtgagacctgcgatgttgtatggattagagacagtggcattgagtaaaagtcaggaggcagagctggaggtagcagagctgaagatgttaaggttttcgttgggagtgacgaggatggacaagattagaaatgagtttattagagggacagcacatgtagcatgttttggtgacaaggtgagggaggcgagattgagatggtttggacatgtgcagagaagggacatgaattatattggtagaagaatgctgaagatggagccaccaggtaggaggaaaagaggaaggccaaggaggaggttcatggatgtggtgagggaagacatgcaggtagttggtgtgaaagaggcagatgtagaggacagggtggtatggagacggatgatccgctgtggcgacccctattgggagcagccgaaagaagaagaagaagtatgtgtgtgtatatttacatatatgcggagcttaaattatttttttttatccatgtgGACGTTTTCCGTCGACAAAATAAAGACTCGTCAGACTCATTGAATTGCATTTGATCTTTATTTGATCGGCTAAAGCCCTGATACGATTCCCCTCGTGCTTTAACTCTTTACAGAGGAAAAAAGGCATTTGAATGGCGTTTAGCTACAAAGTTCAGCACCATGTTACAAGTAATGCACATTAGCATTTATAAGCGTTTCATCGACAACGGTGATAAAAATTTTAACATCTGAAATACAGCTGGGTGAGGAAATCAAATGAAATGATCaagaatgtgtgtttattttgaatGAAGTATTTTGTACTGAAGCTAAAGAAAGTTAGCATCTGGCCCAAAAGCACAAAGCTACTATATAATAAATTTTTCCCTTTAAAGTGTTAGCATgggaaataaaataatcactATTTCAGCGCCTTTAACAACGGCCGAACAAACCGAAGATGCTGAtctccacacacaaacattcctcACGTAGGAATAATCATCGATTAATAAATTCATCTGTATTATAACATCTTCCTCGCTAATACGAATATGCGAACGAGTCAGCCGACCAATCGGGACGCTCCTGGTGCGGCATgcggaatttttttttatgtctatcTACTACAGGCTGACTTCCGTCGACGACTTGTTAAATAAACGGATCTCTAGTAGGTCATTTGACGTTATTATATACACTAatactactgtatattatactgtGAACAATTcgcattttattacaaataaacgAAGCCTAAAccgaagtattgggacacccgactttcccCAAATATCTCTGGCACAACATTTCCATTCAGGATTGtgctcaaagccagctccatgaagatatgctttccatgggttggagtaaaagatctcccGCTAAGAGCTCCaaccccctcacctcacctacatcagtacctgactagcTAGCTaatcggatttttttttttgcgtagcACAAACCACAGTCTAAAGCTGATGAGAAATTGCTGTCTAATCCAATCCAAATTTTAGATTCCTTaatccagagtgatttacaatgatctcattaaATGTGAGATTGAGAAGTAGGAATATAAAATTCGCCATgttttacctcagaaaactATTGGATTTCGGTCGGCGTCTTGCTTCGGTGCCAATTAGATTGAAACATTGAAGATTAATGAAAGATTTTGCTGTGGTTgtgctttaaatataaatatacatcagtagctgcctttactaacaaccATGTGGCTggacgaatctccacaaaatccagtggaacatcttcccagaagaatcgATCTTATAATAAGTcaaaattgggactaaatgtggaacaaaaGGTTCAGAAAGAAGCACTTAGCGATCTTAAgttcgggtgtccacaaacttttggctgcATAACATATAttgaaatctattttttttttttaatagatgaaGCGTTACATTTATTCccatctatttatatttttcccaGACAAAAACGTTACGATCACACCAATCACGCCTGCCGACAAATTAATACTTACGTGCGTTGCTATGGCGATAAAACTCTTGGTTACAATTTTTCGAATAACAGTAGCTTTGGGAAATGCAACCGAATGGAAATACGACAAACAACaacggggaaaaaaattaacttttgaCCTCACAATCCTTGGCCTTGGCAGCCAACCGAAAATGAGGGGGCGGGGCTTGTTGTACACttggagaaggagaaaaagatggaaaaaatttaaatatcagCTCTTATACTTAAACAGGCATActcgtttttttcttgttaGTAATTATTGGTGGCCCTGTTCGggtaaaaatttgtaaaaaaaaaaaaaaattagtacaaaactaaataatataaataaatagtagtaataaaaaaaaaaaggtcccgCCATCTCAAATTGAACTTAAAAAtcgaccaaaaaaaaaaaaacattttccaccTGGTTTCCATCATTAACACATACAATCACCACCTTTCCATCTTCAACCTTCACGCAAATCACATCATCATTGACCATTACGTGTTCGAACGTTTCCACCCTTCATCCATCTCCTCGATCATCTCAGAACCCTCCAAAAATCCTGCAAATgctccttctttcctttcatgctcgctctttttttccctccagaaTCCTCTGGTATCACGGTGTGAAAATGTCCAGACGTGGAAAATGATAAAAGACAAGTTAATTCCGGATCGAACTACAACTCGCTCGAACATCTTACAGTGACCTTCCTGATTGACCTTTTAACGAGGACGGGTCAAATCCACACTAGATAAgccgaaagtattgggacacccgactttcccATCTGCTTGTGGTTCTTCTAGCATTAAAATCTTTCATTAACTTGGgagaacttggagacccaaacctgttccagcatgacccaAAGTGCACAGCTCcaagaagatctcctgctctagagctccaaGCCTACTAAACAAGATGAATGTAACCTTATGgtcaatcttatagtcaggtgtccacaaactttcggcTGTATAGTGTATGTCATACAAAATATACTCCAGCGTCTCCTTATTATGGCGTGGCTGAGAAAAGACCACAGGAGTCGCTGAATGCATCACGGCTCCGGTGCAAAACGGAGCAATCCAACATCAGACAGCATCAACACGTCTAGACCTcatttagaaaaagaacaaatgagTTTCCCgattttttcatttcagtatTTCATTCAACTGCCTTCAGCTTCAGCCCTTTCCTATAAACACGTGAAGAAAAACGTCCAACTCAGTGtttcccaaaaaaataaaaatacacagtgactgaacaaaacaaatccaaataaattaaaaaaaataaagctcatatttacattcacacatagaaaaaaaaaaaaacaataaatatgtttaaaaaaacaaaaaaaaacctgaaatacATGAAAGAGAATAAAGTGCAGAGCAGCGGAGCATCATGAAtgtcacacgtgtgtgtgtgtgtgtgtgtgtgtgtgtgtgtgtgtgtgtggtgatggcTGTACTCCATATCAGTCACAGAGCACCATAAATCAGAGGCCGGAGCGATACGTCAACAAAAACCGAAGGTTCCACAAAAGTATCTGAATCAGtcacgtgtaaaaaaaaaatccccataaAGCTCAACATCTCACGTGTGAGTTTTCTTTGATGGGAAACGGTGTGCAGAACAGACAACCGTAATGCCACCAGGGGGCGGTGTAAACCAACATCACACGAATGAGCGACACTCGGTCACGTGTATATGGGTAGAAGACACTACACTGCACGCGTGAACATAACGACGTGTCAAAACCctgttcaaataaatacataaataaataaataaagtggaaatgaaatataaaaaaaggaacgaaGTAACTGCGTGGAAAAAAACCCCTGCAAAAATCACGTGACGAGTGTGGAATCTTAAATATGTGCACTGGTATCCCACAATGCAGTGCGTCTTGGTATCACCTAAACCAtttatatgcaaaaataaaaataaaaacaacaaagaaagaaagtggtGTAAAATGGGTGGAGCCTGATGAGAATACTGCCTGCTCAAACCAACAAAGAAAACCCCTGGGGGGGCGGGGTCACTGTTTGTTCCTGTTCTCACTCAGGTCCTCTTTGGTCTTTTGGATACACGTGAAGATCTCCTGGAAGAGCGCCCGGTACTCGGGCTGGTACGTGTCATCGATGAAGGAGGCGGGCTGATGTTTGATGGAGGCGACGGCGGGCGTCTGGACGGATTTGTGGCTGGAGGCATGGTCTCCACGTTGGCAGCGCAGCAGCAGCTCGTCGTATTTGGTCTTCAGGACGCCGTACTGCGCATCCACCTCGTTCAGCAGGGAGATGCCGCGCCTCCTCACCGCCTCAGAGCGCCGAATGCAGGTCAGCTCGTGGTTGCGTCTTGCGTCCTGCTCCGCCCCTTCCTCTTCTGCCTCAGACTCCGCCCCCGACTCCACCCCCTTCTCTTCAGAGAGGAAGAACACGTCGTCGGCCACCAGCGAGTCCGTGGGTCTGACGGCAGAGGGTTCAGAGCGCCACAGTTCTCGCAGCTCCTCCACCTCCGCCTCCAGTTCAGCTTGGTGCCGTCGCGCCTTCTCCAGCTGTGCCAGCTGTTCCTCCAGTGCCCGGTTCTCGTGCTCGGTCACTGCCGTGACCTTCTCGGCCGCCTCGCGCCGCTCGCGCTCGCTGCTCAGCTGGGAGTGAAGGCTACGCAAGGCGCTGTGCAGAGAAGatctctcctcctccaccagGCCCATGTCCAGAACCAACCACGAGCGATCATCACGCAgacgtctacacacacacacacacacacacacacacacacacacacacacacacagagagagagagagaattactttcaatttacaatttacaattttctGTACTGCATttttaaagatagatagatagatagacagaccgacagacagacagacagacagacagaccaatagacagaaaagaagagagagacagaaagagagagagagatagaaagatagatacacatacaaacagatAGGCAAAGACAGACAATCAGATAGACTAAAAAAGAGAGGgggcagacagacagctagatagatataaagatacatatacaGAGACAGACAAGAGTATAGACACGGATAGACAGAGAAATAAACTGATAGACATACACAGACAGATtcaaagatagacagacagaaacagacagaaagatacaCAGAGACAGATGTAGATAGACAcactgatagacagacagacagagagtgagagagacagagagagaaatagaaagataCAGAGGACACATAAATGGAAAAAGACTTATAGACAAACatagaccgacagacagacagagagagagacaggcacaGACAAACAGGATAAGacacaaaaactgaaaaaaatatcagtTGGATGATTGAGGATTCTGTAGGGTTCTGTGGAGGGTTCAGTAGAGGGGTTTCTGTAGGGTTCAGTAGAGGTGTTTCTGTAGGGTTCTGTGGAGGGTTCAGTAGAGGGGTTTCTGTAGGGTTCAGTAGAGGGGTTTCTATAGGGTTCTGTGGAGGGTTCAGTAGAGGGGTTTCTGTAGGGTTCAGTAGAGGGGTTTCTGTAGGGTTCTGTGGAAGGTTCAGTAGAGGGGTTTCTGTAGGGTTCTGTGGAAGGTTCAGTAGAGGGGTTTCTGTAGGGTTCAGTAGAGGGGTTTCTGTAGGGTTCTGTGGAGGGTTCAGTAGAGGGGTTTCTGTAGGGTTCTGTGGAGGGTTCAGTAGAGGGGTTTCTGTAGGGTTCAGTAGAGGGGTTTCTGTAGGGTTCTGTGGAGGGTTCAGTAGAGGGGTTTCTGTAGGGTTCAGTAGAGGTGTTTCTGTAGGGTTCTGTGGAAGGTTCAGTAGAGGGGTTTCTGTAGGGTTCTGTAGAGGGTTCTGCAGAGGGGTTTCTATAGGGTTCTGTGGAGGGTTCAGCAGAGGGGTTTCTGTAGGGTTCTGTGGAGGGTTCAGTAGAGGGGTTTCTGTAGGGTTCTGTGGAGGGTTCAGTAGAGGGGTTTCTGTAGGGTTCAGTAGAGGGGTTTCTGTAGGGTTCTGTGGAGGGTTCTGCAGAGGGGTTTCTGTAGGGTTCTGTGAAAGGGTTTAATGGAGGACTAAGCAGAGGGTTTCGTGGAAGGTTCTGTAAACGGTCTGTGAAGTGGTTCAGTGGAGGGTATACAAGATACTAGACATTCTctagaaaaaaagaatcatgACGTTAAGACAAATGTTGTTGGGAGAAATCATGTGAACTTCAGTTCCTAGATTGACAAAGCTCCATGTTGATGTGTCTTTTAAAAGAAACCTGCCTTGTCTTGCCCAAAATTCCTCTGAAGGAGATGCGGCTCTTGTCAATCTCCTCTGGAATCTTTCTACAGAAGAACATTGGAACCAGAAACGCACTAGTAGGAAGAGATAACAAGACAATTCAGTAGATTGCATGGGGGACGTCAGAGGAGATCATGGTGTTAGATCAGCTCGGAATGTCGCAAGAGCTCTCTGCACTTCTGCGTGAAACCTCAGGaatgtttctcacacacacgctgtgtggccaaaagtatctTCTCCATCTTCAAAAGTATCTactccaaccatatgtggttctcctCCAAACTCTCAGCACAAAGTTCctccacacaattgtataggatgtcatgGCATTCATTTTTCCCCTCAGTGCACAAAGCCGACTCCATGAAGATCAGTTACAGAAATGTAAGTTCTCCCATCGTTCTTTCATCTCCCTCGCTTTATCATTTCAGCAGAACGTGAGAACCGGGTCAGACGAGAAGAGAGAGGTAAAACTAGACAGGTTTCCCTCCTCCATGCCAGTGTGAAACTGTGTGCAGACTCACGTGTCTCGGTGCAGGTCGTAGAGGCAGGAGACGCTCTGAGCAGTCAGGCCTCGCCGGGTCTCGGCTTCACGTTCTCTCCTCGAGCGCTCCGACTGCGACGCCTTCAGCTCCTCCACCTGCTTCTGCAGGCTCTCCGTGTGAGACTGAAGCGAGTCGATGGTCTCGGTCAGGCTGGGAAACGGAGAGAGCGGTGAGACGATGGGTGAGACAATAGTGAGATACGCTTATGGTGTACAGTGCTGTGTAAAAGTATTCGCCCCGTTTCccgatttttttattcatttatttaaataatgatttcattgttcgaggagaaaaaaaactctcCAAACCTGCCTGGCTTTGTGTGCAAAAGTAATTGCCCCCTAACCCTGAATAACTGGTTGCACCACCCTTAATGACAATGACTGCAATCGAGGTTTTTGCGATAACTGTGAAAGAATTCTGACCCGCTCTTTTTTCTGCAGAATTGTTTCAATTAAGCCTCAGATGGTTATCAGGCCTGTTTAAGGTCACATCA
This genomic interval from Silurus meridionalis isolate SWU-2019-XX chromosome 22, ASM1480568v1, whole genome shotgun sequence contains the following:
- the cdr2a gene encoding cerebellar degeneration-related protein 2 isoform X2 — encoded protein: MLAGVIVEEEFEKEQELWYSRKELEHDLHLAAELGKSLLERNHELEQGLQQMYSTNQEQLQEIEYLNKQVELLRQMNDQHTKMYEQLDVAARDLETKNHQLVQENRTAQGKIQSLTETIDSLQSHTESLQKQVEELKASQSERSRREREAETRRGLTAQSVSCLYDLHRDTRLRDDRSWLVLDMGLVEEERSSLHSALRSLHSQLSSERERREAAEKVTAVTEHENRALEEQLAQLEKARRHQAELEAEVEELRELWRSEPSAVRPTDSLVADDVFFLSEEKGVESGAESEAEEEGAEQDARRNHELTCIRRSEAVRRRGISLLNEVDAQYGVLKTKYDELLLRCQRGDHASSHKSVQTPAVASIKHQPASFIDDTYQPEYRALFQEIFTCIQKTKEDLSENRNKQ
- the cdr2a gene encoding cerebellar degeneration-related protein 2 isoform X1; translated protein: MLAGVIVEEEFEKEQELWYSRKELEHDLHLAAELGKSLLERNHELEQGLQQMYSTNQEQLQEIEYLNKQVELLRQMNDQHTKMYEQLDVAARDLETKNHQLVQENRTAQGKIQSLTETIDSLQSHTESLQKQVEELKASQSERSRREREAETRRGLTAQSVSCLYDLHRDTAFLVPMFFCRKIPEEIDKSRISFRGILGKTRRLRDDRSWLVLDMGLVEEERSSLHSALRSLHSQLSSERERREAAEKVTAVTEHENRALEEQLAQLEKARRHQAELEAEVEELRELWRSEPSAVRPTDSLVADDVFFLSEEKGVESGAESEAEEEGAEQDARRNHELTCIRRSEAVRRRGISLLNEVDAQYGVLKTKYDELLLRCQRGDHASSHKSVQTPAVASIKHQPASFIDDTYQPEYRALFQEIFTCIQKTKEDLSENRNKQ